From a single Ornithodoros turicata isolate Travis chromosome 8, ASM3712646v1, whole genome shotgun sequence genomic region:
- the LOC135367463 gene encoding ocellar opsin-like: protein MHLVRFPTDDFSSLRLATMSTTMSAMSLLEELASPYMKNGTVVENLPDDMLYMIHPHWYGFRPMNPLWHSLLGFAMVVLGIISVVGNSMVIYIMTTTKSLRTPTNMLVINLAFSDWCMMAFMMPTMAANCFAETWILGPFMCEVYGMVGSLFGCGSIWSMVMITLDRYNVIVRGVAAAPLTHRRAALMILFVWMWSIGWTLLPFFGWSRYVPEGNMTSCTVDYLTKEWWSASYVVAYAGGVYWTPLFVNIFCYSKIVKAVAMHEKQLRVQARKMNVASLRANTEQQKTSAEARLAKIALMTVGLWFMAWTPYLTIAWAGIFSDGTKLTPLATIWGSVFAKANACYNPIVYGISHPKYRSALYRRFPALVCAPPDMSDTRSEASGITTVEEKVMTTET, encoded by the exons ATGCATTTAGTGCGTTTTCCTACGGACGACTTTAGCAGTCTGCGACTCGCAACCATGTCTACTACCATGTCAGC AATGTCGCTGCTAGAGGAGTTGGCGTCTCCTTACATGAAAAATGGCACCGTGGTGGAAAATCTTCCGGACGACATGCTTTACATGATCCACCCCCACTGGTACGGCTTCAGGCCCATGAATCCTCTGTGGCATAGCCTTTTGGGTTTCGCCATGGTAGTATTGGGCATCATCAGCGTGGTGGGCAACAGCATGGTCATCTATATCATGACCACCACAAAATCTCTAAGGACGCCAACCAACATGCTCGTCATCAATCTTGCCTTTTCTGACTG GTGCATGATGGCATTCATGATGCCCACCATGGCAGCTAACTGCTTCGCTGAGACGTGGATTCTCGGTCCGTTCATGTGCGAAGTATACGGCATGGTGGGATCTCTGTTCGGCTGTGGTTCTATCTGGTCCATGGTAATGATCACTCTGGACCGATACAACGTCATCGTGCGCGGAGTGGCAGCTGCTCCATTGACCCACAGGAGGGCTGCTCTGATGATCCTCTTCGTATGGATGTGGTCCATTGGCTGGACTCTGCTGCCCTTCTTCGGATGGAGCAG GTATGTTCCTGAGGGCAACATGACAAGCTGCACCGTCGACTATTTGACGAAGGAGTGGTGGTCCGCTTCCTACGTGGTCGCCTACGCGGGTGGTGTCTACTGGACACCACTATTCGTCAACATCTTCTGCTACTCTAAGATCGTCAAGGCCGTCGCTATGCACGAGAAACAGTTGAGGGTGCAGGCCAGAAAGATGAACGTCGCCTCGCTCAGAGCAAACACTGAACAGCAGAAGACCAGCGCCGAGGCTCGCCTGGCCAAG ATCGCACTGATGACGGTCGGCCTTTGGTTCATGGCTTGGACCCCATATTTAACCATCGCCTGGGCTGGCATCTTCAGCGACGGCACCAAGTTGACTCCCCTGGCAACTATCTGGGGATCTGTGTTCGCCAAAGCCAACGCCTGCTACAATCCTATCGTGTACGGCATCAGTCATCCCAAATATCGCTCAGCCCTCTACCGACGATTCCCCGCCCTGGTGTGCGCTCCTCCTGACATGAGCGACACCCGCTCGGAGGCCTCGGGAATAACCACAGTCGAAGAGAAGGTCATGACAACCGAAACCTAA